The DNA segment AGGCCGATACCGGCCCAGATGGCCAGCGTCAGGCCCCACAGCAGCAGGCGCTTCACCCATTTCCGGCCGCCGCCGCCGCCACTCTTTTTCGGCGCCCGGGGCTTGCGCGGTTCCTTGGGCTGGCGCGCCTTCTTGGGGAAAGACGGCGGCGGCTCGTGGCCGCCCGATCCGCCGCTGCCGCTGGGCAACAGCCGGTCGGCGGGGTCGATGGAGAGCTTGAAGGGGTTGCCGGCGCCCTTGGGGCGCGAGGGAGGAACTGCCATGGCGCCTTCTACCACGAGGCGGGGGCCGCTCGGAACTGGCAACATCCGTTCATTGGATGTAGAGTCCCAGCGGAATGTTCAACGAGGACCGAACCATGGAAACCCTGTCGATTGCCGTCCCGCCCGAACTGAAGCTGCGCCTCGAGGCGCTGGCCGCCGAGACCGGGCAGACGGTGGGGGAATGCCTGGCCGTCGCGGTCAAGGAATACGTCGAGAACTGGGAAACCCATCTCTCCGACGTGCACCAGATCGACGAGCACGAAGCCCGTGCCGTGCTGAAGGCCGCGGTCAACGAATAACGCCATCGGCATCGTCCCCCAACGCAAAACGCCGCCCGGACCGGGCGGCGTTTTCGTTTGTGGGCCGCAATTGCGGCCAAATTAGGGATCACTCGCCCGCCGTCCCCGCCGCAGCGGGGAGCGGCAAGGCCCTATTCACCGGTGGCGATGCGCTCCACAAGCTGCTTCACGGTCGGGATGAAGCCGTTCTTGTAGTAAGGGTCGGCCCCGAAACGGTAGGCGTTGTGGCCGGCGAACATCAGCTCGTTCTCGACGTCGCCGCCGTGACCGATGTTCTGCAAGGTCTTCTGGATACAGAAGCTGCGCGGATCGGCCTTCTTGCCGGTGGTGCCTGCCTCGTTCTGGGCCCAGTTGGAGAACATGCACTGGGACAGGCAGCCCATGCACTTGACCTGATCGACGCGGATTTCCTCGGCCTTGTCCGGGGTGACGAAGATCAGGGTCGAATCGGGGGTGCGGAGCGCCTCGGTGAAGCCCTCGTTCATCCAGCCCAGCGCGCGGTCACGGTCATGGGGGGTGACCCAGACGATACGCTTGCGCGCGCCGATGGGCAGCTCGGCCTCGTGGTCGCCGACGCACTCGCTGGAATAGGGAATCTGGTGGTCCAGGCGCTGGCACAGCTCATTGATGAAGTCGTTCTTCACCGCCGAGGAGTAGAAGCCGGTCGGGCTGAAATGGTGCAGCAGCACGTCGCCGGGCTTGAGCGTCAGCAGACGCTGCTTCCAGGCGTCGGAGATGGGGCTTTCCTGGGTCAGCAGCGGACGGGTGCCGTACTGGAAGGC comes from the Magnetospirillum sp. 15-1 genome and includes:
- a CDS encoding ribbon-helix-helix protein, CopG family, with product METLSIAVPPELKLRLEALAAETGQTVGECLAVAVKEYVENWETHLSDVHQIDEHEARAVLKAAVNE